A genome region from Triticum aestivum cultivar Chinese Spring chromosome 2B, IWGSC CS RefSeq v2.1, whole genome shotgun sequence includes the following:
- the LOC123047505 gene encoding tRNA-specific adenosine deaminase TAD1, with protein sequence MLRASSPQRQDGVLWAKAASSAALHQYYALPKKGKPQGRESTVLAAFLLSSPENPLNPTVLSLATGTKCLGAARLGPRGDLVHDAHAEVVARRALLRLIYAEIGTDNPPSWLVASGADGRWRLRDGHQLHLYITQIPCGVMPVPPSSLEVRMEQLDTMVNGCSDVGFVQRKPGRGDTTLSVSCFDKITRWCVVGIQGALLSHILEPLYLSTITIGQSPDGAPDGFCIESNVVKVLGARLSCLSRKFPDPFKLNKPLFFEAPIPPQEFQQTSGDIPPLTCGYSICWNKSGLHEVVLGTTGRKQGTSSKAASSPSTESLLCKIRLAEAFVSLEHPLVTKFRHEKLSYRAIKDMACEYQQMLELLRKAPFFGRWRAKPASVDLFTVPR encoded by the exons ATGCTCCGCGCCTCCTCGCCACAGCGGCAAGACGGCGTCCTGTGGGCCAAGGCTGCTTCCTCGGCCGCCCTCCACCAGTACTATGCCCTCCCAAAGAAGGGCAAGCCGCAGGGCCGCGAGTCCACCGTCCTCGCTGCCTTCCTGCTCTCCTCTCCAGAGAACCCACTGAACCCCACCGTCCTCTCCCTCGCCACCGGCACCAAGTGCCTCGGTGCAGCACGCCTCGGACCTCGCGGTGACCTCGTCCATGACGCCCACGCCGAGGTCGTCGCCCGCCGCGCGCTGCTCCGCCTCATTTATGCCGAGATTGGCACAGACAACCCACCAAGTTGGCTGGTTGCATCTGGCGCTGATGGGCGGTGGAGGCTGAGGGACGGGCATCAGCTGCATCTCTACATCACCCAGATCCCCT GTGGGGTCATGCCGGTGCCGCCGTCATCCTTGGAGGTTCGAATGGAACAGCTGGATACCATGGTGAATGGATGCAGTG ACGTTGGATTCGTGCAAAGGAAGCCAGGGCGTGGTGATACAACATTGTCGGTGAGCTGTTTTGACAAAATTACTCGCTGGTGTGTCGTTGGGATCCAAG GTGCATTGCTGTCACACATTCTTGAACCCTTGTATTTGTCCACCATTACCATTGGACAATCACCTGATGGTGCACCTGACGGGTTTTGTATTGAAAGTAATGTTGTAAAAGTTCTTGGTGCTCGCCTGTCCTGTCTATCCAGAAAATTCCCTGACCCTTTCAAACTGAACAAG CCACTATTTTTTGAGGCACCTATCCCCCCTCAAGAGTTTCAACAGACTTCAGGAGATATACCGCCTTTGACTTGCGG GTACTCAATATGCTGGAATAAATCCGGTTTGCATGAAGTTGTTTTAGGAACAACTGGGAGAAAACAAGGTACATCTTCAAAGGCAGCATCCTCACCCTCCACTGAGTCATTGCTCTGCAA GATAAGATTGGCAGAGGCCTTCGTATCACTTGAACATCCATTAGTCACAAAATTCCggcatgagaaactttcttatcgTGCAATTAAG GACATGGCTTGTGAGTACCAGCAGATGCTTGAGCTTCTTAGAAAGGCTCCATTTTTTGGCCGGTGGCGTGCTAAGCCAGCATCCGTTGATTTGTTTACAGTTCCACGGTGA